The genomic segment TTTCCTATTCTTAAGCTGATTGATTCCTAAACCGTTCACTACTTTGTTCAAATCAGCATCCATTTCATAACCACCAAGCTCCCCGAATAAAGCCATTTTGTCGCCATAACGATTCATTAGTTTTTCACTTGAATTGGTCGCCATTTCTTGTTCTAACTCCCGAAGTTCATTTTCTAAACGTTGTAACTCTCCAAAACTTGTCCGCAAATAGTCTTCTACTAGCATTTCTGAATGAACAGTAGACATCTGATTTAAAAGTCCAATTTTCACGCCTTTTTTATGAGTAACAATCCCACTATCAACGTTTTCTAATCCTTTTAAAATTTTTAAAATTGTACTCTTTCCTTCACCATTCCGACCAATTAAGCCAACTCGTTCCCCTTCTTCTAATTGAAACGATACTTTATCTAAAACAACATCTCCTGTAAATCTTTTCACTACGTCATTCATTGCTACTATTGTCATTTTGTCCTCCATTTATCCGAGGAAGCATAGCAAAATGTTTCACGTGAAACATTTTTAGACAACAAAAAAGCGTCAGACAAGCGCCCGACGCCAATTATAAGTATAATACTAATTTAGCACTATACAAACCGATTGCGTGACTCCATGCTTCTCTCATTTTTTCTAGTTATGCAGTTTTTTGGGCAGACTTCGCCAATGTAACTGCAATACCGGAAAAAATTGCACGGACAATATACAAGTATTTAGCTATATTAGTGCGCGCATTCAAAAGAAACATGTCATCTCACCTCTTTCCATTAATACATATAGAATAACGGAGCAACCTCTAAATGTCAATTGTTCCCACTATCACATACACGAAACACAGCGTTTCACCTCAGAAACTTATACCATTGATATGAAACACGAACCCAAAGCGCCAAAATCTATTTACCAATTAGTCGAAACCGTTTACATTAGTAAAGCAAGCAAAACTAAAACAGATTAATTGCACATAATTTTGGAGGTGCCGTAATGGAACATAAAAAGTTGAAACCTTTCCCAAAGGATTTTCTCTGGGGATCAGCTTCTGCAGCGTACCAAGTGGAAGGTGCTTGGGATGAGGATGGTAAAGGGCCATCTGTATGGGATGAGTTTGTTCGCATTCCCGGAACAACATTTAAAGAAACAAACGGAGATGTGGCGGTGGATAATTACCATCGTTATAAAGAAGATGTTGCGCTTATGGCTGAACAAGGCTTGAAAGCGTATCGTTTCTCCGTTGCTTGGAGCCGAGTTATTCCACATGGCAACGGAGAAGTAAACGAAGCTGGATTAAAGTTCTATGATAATTTGATTGATGAGCTACTTTCTTTCGGGATTGAGCCTGTTGTGACACTTTATCATTGGGATATTCCAAAAGGGCTTCAAGATGAGTACGGTGGCTGGGAATCTCGCAAAGTCGTTGAAGATTTCACTACTTATGCTGCCCTACTTTTTGAACGCTTCAACGGTCGCGTGAAGTACTGGGTAACTCTTAATGAACAAAACGTCTTTATCTCACATGGTTACAAATTGGCGTATCATCCACCTGGCGTTTCCGATGATAAACGGATGTTTGCGGCGAATCACAATGCTAACTTAGCAAACGCTTCTGCCATTGCTAAATTCCGCGAACTAGGTATTTCCGGAAAAATTGGTCCAAGTTTTGCCTACGGACCAAGTTATTCAATTGATGCCAACCCGCAAAACGTATTAGCTTCTGAAAACTCCGAAGAATTTAACGCTCACTTTTGGATGGATGTTTACACATGGGGCGAATACCCTACTGCTACTTGGAACTGGTTGGAAGAACACGGCCTCGCACCAGAACTTTTACCAGGCGATACCGAACTTCTGAAAAAAGGCAAACCAGATTTTATGGGGGTCAATTATTATCGTTCGATGACACATGCCTTTAACGGCGCAGATGGTGTTGGTTCTGGAAAAATGAATACTACTGGCAAAAAAGGCACTTCTGAGGAGACTGGTGTACCGGGGTTATACAAAAACACCAATAATCCTTATCTCGAAAAAACAAACTGGGACTGGGATATTGATCCAACTGGACTTCGCATCGGCTTACGTAGAATTACTAACCGCTACAAATTGCCGATTATGATTACTGAAAATGGTCTTGGCGAATATGATAGCTTAACAGAAGATCACAAGGTGCATGATGAATACCGAATAGAGTATATTCGCGCACATGCTCTAGCAATCCAAGAAGCAATTACCGATGGCGTAGAAATGCTTGGTTACTGCACTTGGAGCTTCACTGATTTATTAAGTTGGTTAAATGGTTATCAAAAACGTTACGGTTTCGTTTATGTAGACCGCGACGAAAATGATGAAAAAGAACTAAAACGCTATAAGAAAGACAGTTTTTACTGGTATAAAAAGACAATTGAAGCTAATGGAGCTAATTTAACAGAGGAACAGGGCAAATAAGCCTTGTTCGCTCTCTGCTTCACCAATTATTCTTGGGAGGGAATTTTTTATGAAAAAAATATTGCTTGTTTGTGCAGCAGGAATGTCTACAAGTTTACTCGTTACAAAAATGAAAGCGCACGCAACTTCTATTGGGGAAGAGATTGAGATTGAAGCACTACCAGTATCTGAGGCTAGTAATGTAGTGGATGATATGGACATCGTTATGCTTGGGCCTCAAGTACGTTACCAAAAGCCGCAAGTAGATGAACTTGTACAAGGCCGCATTCCCGTTGTTGTTATCGACATGAAAGATTACGGAATGCTAAACGGTAAGGCTGTGCTTGAAAAAGCTTTTGCAGAAATTAACTAAGGAATTTAAAACAGGGAGGTTTTAAAATGAGTATAATGACAAAATTTGAACACGGCATGGAACGTGTTCTGGTACCAGTTGCGAATAAATTGAACTCTCAGCGCCATATTGCAGCAATTCGTGATGCATTTATTTTAGTTTTTCCATTAATTATGGCTGGTTCAATTATTACCTTAATTAACTTCGCAGTATTATCACCTGATGGCTTTATTGCAAAAATCTTATTTCTTGGGAAGATTTTCCCTAATTTAGCTGATGCGCAGGCAATTTTTTCACCTGTAATGCAAGGCTCAACGAATATTATGGCAATTTTAATTGTATTTTTAGTTGCTCGAAATCTCGCCATTTTCTTCAAACAGGATGATTTACTCTGTGGACTTACCGCAATTGGTGCGTTCTTTATTGTCTATACACCTTATACTGTTGTTGATGATGTTTCTTATATGACCATCAAATTCCTTGGTGCTCAAGGACTCTTCGTAGCAATTATTGTAGCAATTATAACTGGCGAAGTATTTAGTCGACTAGCTAGATCACCACGTTTAATGATTAAAATGCCTGAACAAGTACCGCCAGCAGTTGCTCGGTCTTTTAAAGTATTAATTCCAGTTATTATCATTACAATTCTTTTCACAGTTATTAATTACCTTATTACACTTGTAGCTCCTGAAGGTTTAAATGACCTTGTCTATACAGTAATTCAAGCTCCACTTAAAGATATGGGTACGAACGTTTTCTCTGTTATTATTATCGGTCTTGTATCTAATCTGTTATGGGTTCTTGGGATTCACGGACCAAATACAGTTGCGGCTATTCGTGACACCATTTTCACAGAACCTAACTTAGATAACTTATCTTACGTAGCACAGCATGGATCTGCTTGGGGCGCACCATACCCGGCAACTTGGGCTGGTCTAAATGACGGATTTGCTAACTATGGTGGTTCTGGTATGACGCTTGGTCTTCTAATCGCTATCTTTATTGCATCTCGTCGTGCAGATTACCGCGATATTGCAAAACTATCTATCGCACCAGGTATTTTCAACATTAATGAACCGGTTATTTTCGGTTTACCAATCGTATTAAATCCAATTATGGTTATTCCTTTCATCATTACACCAGCAATCAACACATTAATTGGTTACTTCTTTATCACAACAAAATTAATTCCACCTGTCGCCTATCAAGTACCTTGGACAACTCCAGGACCACTAATTCCATTCCTTGGTACAGGAGGAAACTGGCTCGCACTTCTGGTAGGACTGCTTTGTCTCGCCGTCGCGACTGTCATTTATCTACCATTCGTCATTGTCTCAAACAAAATTGCCGCGAGTGATGCCGCAATGGATGCAAATGCAACAGCTTCAACTGAAAAATAGGATGTGACAAAAATGAAAATTGCAGCATTTGATATCGGTGGAACGGCCCTTAAAATGGGGGTCGTTTTGCCACATGGAGAAATTATTTTAACAAAATCCGCCGAAATTATCGGTAGCGATGGTGACCAAATTTTAGCAGAAATGAAGCAATTTCTAGTAGAAAATAGTGACGTTAATGGCATTGCAATCAGTGCGCCCGGTTATGTTAATCCAAAAACAGGACTTATTACAATGGGTGGCGCAATTCGCCGATTCGATAACTTTAATTTAAAAGATTGGCTAGAAACAGAAACTAATCTGCCCGTTTCCATCGAAAATGATGCTAACTGCGCCCTACTTGCAGAAAAGTGGCTAGGAAAAGCAGCTGATTTAGACGATTTTCTTTGTTTGACAATTGGAACTGGTATTGGTGGCGGAATTTTTTCAAATGGGGAACTCGTTCGTGGTGGAAGATTTCGAGCCGGAGAATTTGGTTATATGTTTAGCGAACGTCCTGGTGCTGGTAGGCCAGGAAAATATACGCTAAATGAAACGACCACTATGCTCATCCTTCGCAGGCAATACGCGGAGATTACGGGGCGTCCATTAGAAAAAATTACTGGTGAAGAAATTTTCGCGAATTTTGACGCTGGTGACGTTATTTCTGAACGGCTCATTAATGAATTTTATACCGGAATTTGCACCGGAATTTATAACTTGATTTACCTTTTCGATCCTACACATATTTTTATTGGCGGTGGAATTACAAGTCGCCCTACTTTTTTAAAGGAATTAAAGCATCATATGACTAGTTTTGGACTGCGTGACACAATTATCGAGACGGCGACTCATAAAAACCAAGCTGGCCTTCTTGGCGCAGTTTATCACTATTTACAGGAGGAAAACAGACATGAATGAAATGGAAACCGTTATTTTTGGCATGATTAGCCAAGTTGGTTCTGCAAGAAGCAGTTACTTAGAAGGGCTACGTGCGGCACGTGGTGGTGATTTTGAAAAAGCAGAGGCAAAATTACAAGAAGGAAGCGAATCACTCGCAAACGGGCACCACGAGCACCATAAACTAATTCAAAAAGAAGCATCCGGTGAAAAAGTAGAAATTCAACTACTTTTAATCCATGCAGAAGACTTACTTATCACAACGGAAACATTACGCGAAGTTGTTACTGAGTTCGTCCATGTATACAAAAAAATAAGCTAAGAAAAAGCGTGTAGGTTGGAGGGAAATCGTCCAAGCCTACACGCTTATTTTATTCCACTTGCTCCTGATTATAGTTTTTCTTCGCCATCGCTTCTAGTAAAAACAAAACAGGAATCTGCGTCGTAATATTCGTCTTATCAACCATTTCCTGCGTTACATAGTAAGGAATGTTAACGTCTGACAGTCCTGCAAGCGTGTTATGGCTCGTATTGGTGATACTAATAATCCGACTGCCATACTGCTGCATATTCTGCGCCTGCTCAAGCACCTGGTCCGTCTCTCCAGATACAGATAAAATAATCATTACCGCTTTATTTTTAAACTGCTCTCCCGGATTAGGATAAAATGGATCTTTAATATAAAAGGTCCGTTTTTTCATATTCGAGAAAAAGCGGCTGCCGTATTCTGCCAAAATCCCTGAAGTTCCAATGCCGAAAAAAACGACTAAATCTGCTTCATTAATAATTTCAGCCGCCGCATCCAACACTTGATCATAGTCACGGTTCATCGTCCGTTCAAAAAATTCTTCTAAAACCTCCACTGTATCTGCTGTTTTTTTCTTTACACCGCGTGATGCTTCCTGTTTTAGCTTCACTTTAAACTCTGAAAAGCCTTCACAGCCAAGTTTTCTAGTAAAGCGAACAATGGAAGCAGGAGATACATGTGTAGCTTCTGACAACTCGCGCACTCGCATAAACATTACTTTGTCCCGATTGTCCATTATGTAACGGTATAAATGATGTTCTGTCTCTGTAAATTGCCTAATCACTTCATAAGAAAACATAAATCTATTCACCTCATCCACATCAGTATTTCCCGGGAAATAAAAACAGATGACCACCTCGCAATATGCAAATTAGGTCATCTGTCCGCATCCATCTTCTTATAAGGATGGAATATTTTTCTTTTTCTTCACATAGAATCGAAGGGCAATAAAAATTGCACCGCCAACCGTGTTAACAATCGGACTTAACGCTACGTTGATATTTGGAGGAATTGTCACTTGAACAATCGTCATTACGAACATCCAGACAGCAATAACTCCCACTGCTACAAGCAAGTATTTGATAGTGCCACCTTTTTCGCCAGCACGCATATTTGTTGCATATTTACGTAAGATTAGCATAGCAAATCCGCCGACAACTGCTGTGATTAGGAGTACGATAATTCCCAAAGTCTGTGCATTTTTTTGGAAGAAAGCACTAATTCCGGAGATTAACATCATCGCTCCTAGTACAAGCAAGCCACCGTCTAGTACAAGCCACCATTTATCGGTATTTTGTTCTACTGGTGCAGACTTTACATCTAAAGAAACAACATATTCTGTTGGTGTTAAATCAAATAATTTTCTTGCTGTTATGCCTTTTTTCTGTTCTGCTAAAATCTTCTCACACATTTCATAAATAATCGTTTCTTGCTGTTCTTCACCGTAATGGGTCGCGCGCAAATGCTTTTCGACTTCCATTACATATTGCAAATTCCGCTTTGTTAATCCAGCTTTCAACTCAGCTAAAAGCGGTTTATTCGTTTCTGTGGTCAATGCTAAATCCTCCCTCACTCATTCTAACATCCATTATACCGGACTTACCGACTATAAAAAAGCTATTTTTTCAATTCATTTTTGCGCCTTGAAAAAGCCCACGCATTTTGCGCAAAAGATACAACATTAAAATGAAAACGGCAATCATCGAACCTATTCCCCAACAAATATAAGAAACAAAACTAAGCTCCGTATTGGTAGTTGCTAAATTTGCCATTGCCACCCCAATTACAATTGAAAACAGTATAAGAAACGGCCATTTCACCCAAGGAAAAGCAAATAAATATCCGCTACGCTCAATATGTTGTTTTTTGTATAAAATTAAAATGATAATAACCATGAAGACACTTAAAACAAAACTGAAAATAACTGGACCAAAAGAGGCTGACTCGAATGAAAACAGCGAAAACACATTCAAATAGTCCTCAAACCGTAACAGATTTCCCATCCCCGCTTCTCCAGCACTCGGCCAAAGATAATTATATACATTGACTAACATAGGGTTCAGCACATCTGGAAGTGCTGTCACACCGAAAGCAATTGCAAGCGCAGCAATTGGAGAACCAATCAATAGTCCAATCAAAATTGCCACTAAAAATATCAGGATAAAAGAAAATAAACCGCCCACTATATCCATCCAAAATTTTGTCATATCAAACTGAATGTATTCGCTTGGCACATGGTTCAGAAAATAAGTCAAACCAATCGCCATTGATATAATGTAACTTAACGTAATCGTCGCAATTCCAAGTAACAATTTAACACCCACGATATGCGTTCTCTTGTATGGTAGAGAGACAGTTATTCGGTTCCCGCGTGTATACCGTTCAAAAATAATTGCTAGTACACCCAAAACAAACACACTTATTTTTATTAGTGTAAAAAACAAATCCATTTGAAAGAAAAACATAAATGGAATATATTCTTGGTATTCTTCATTCACAAAAGTCGTATACATCGGCACTGCTAAGTATGCCACTGTTAAACTAGTCTTCATTTCTTCTTCGGAGGTCTTAAACTCCGGATCCTCATTTTGCTGTGCGATAAAATCACTGGATTCGTAATAATCTTTTTGACTTTGCCATCTATCAGCATCTGAGACAAGTCCTAAAGTAATCCCTAGAAAAAATAATATCGCCACACCTAATAACATCCATCTCATATTACGCCACTCTCTGTACCATAAACCTCGATTAAACATTTTTCAGCCTCACCCTCACTATATGTCTTAAATCTCGTAGTAATCAATCTTATCGTTCGTTAAATGAATCGTAAAAATGTCTTCTATCGAAATGGCCATCTCTTCATATAAAATTGGCTCTTCATTTCGCAATTGCCTTACAAATCCATTGGCATTTTCAGTGACAAGGAGCGTGTATATTCTTCCATTTCGGTACAATAAACGTGCATTTTCTTTCACAAAATCAGGAATCGTTTTAGTTTTAAACGCGACTTGCAGTTTTATCGCATTTTCCCGCATATCCTCCAAGTAATAGTCAAGCTCTACACTTGCACCTTTCAAAACGATTACCCGGTCCGCAATTGCCTCAAGCTCGTCCAAACGATGAGAAGCAATCACTACACTTATATCACGTTTTTTAACCGTGTCTTTAATAAGCGTTAAAATCTGTTTTTTAATAATAACATCCAATCCGTCCATCGGTTCATCCAACAGCAAAAACTGTACATTTAATGA from the Listeria seeligeri serovar 1/2b str. SLCC3954 genome contains:
- a CDS encoding glycoside hydrolase family 1 protein; its protein translation is MEHKKLKPFPKDFLWGSASAAYQVEGAWDEDGKGPSVWDEFVRIPGTTFKETNGDVAVDNYHRYKEDVALMAEQGLKAYRFSVAWSRVIPHGNGEVNEAGLKFYDNLIDELLSFGIEPVVTLYHWDIPKGLQDEYGGWESRKVVEDFTTYAALLFERFNGRVKYWVTLNEQNVFISHGYKLAYHPPGVSDDKRMFAANHNANLANASAIAKFRELGISGKIGPSFAYGPSYSIDANPQNVLASENSEEFNAHFWMDVYTWGEYPTATWNWLEEHGLAPELLPGDTELLKKGKPDFMGVNYYRSMTHAFNGADGVGSGKMNTTGKKGTSEETGVPGLYKNTNNPYLEKTNWDWDIDPTGLRIGLRRITNRYKLPIMITENGLGEYDSLTEDHKVHDEYRIEYIRAHALAIQEAITDGVEMLGYCTWSFTDLLSWLNGYQKRYGFVYVDRDENDEKELKRYKKDSFYWYKKTIEANGANLTEEQGK
- a CDS encoding PTS sugar transporter subunit IIB, whose protein sequence is MKKILLVCAAGMSTSLLVTKMKAHATSIGEEIEIEALPVSEASNVVDDMDIVMLGPQVRYQKPQVDELVQGRIPVVVIDMKDYGMLNGKAVLEKAFAEIN
- a CDS encoding PTS sugar transporter subunit IIC — its product is MSIMTKFEHGMERVLVPVANKLNSQRHIAAIRDAFILVFPLIMAGSIITLINFAVLSPDGFIAKILFLGKIFPNLADAQAIFSPVMQGSTNIMAILIVFLVARNLAIFFKQDDLLCGLTAIGAFFIVYTPYTVVDDVSYMTIKFLGAQGLFVAIIVAIITGEVFSRLARSPRLMIKMPEQVPPAVARSFKVLIPVIIITILFTVINYLITLVAPEGLNDLVYTVIQAPLKDMGTNVFSVIIIGLVSNLLWVLGIHGPNTVAAIRDTIFTEPNLDNLSYVAQHGSAWGAPYPATWAGLNDGFANYGGSGMTLGLLIAIFIASRRADYRDIAKLSIAPGIFNINEPVIFGLPIVLNPIMVIPFIITPAINTLIGYFFITTKLIPPVAYQVPWTTPGPLIPFLGTGGNWLALLVGLLCLAVATVIYLPFVIVSNKIAASDAAMDANATASTEK
- a CDS encoding ROK family protein, coding for MKIAAFDIGGTALKMGVVLPHGEIILTKSAEIIGSDGDQILAEMKQFLVENSDVNGIAISAPGYVNPKTGLITMGGAIRRFDNFNLKDWLETETNLPVSIENDANCALLAEKWLGKAADLDDFLCLTIGTGIGGGIFSNGELVRGGRFRAGEFGYMFSERPGAGRPGKYTLNETTTMLILRRQYAEITGRPLEKITGEEIFANFDAGDVISERLINEFYTGICTGIYNLIYLFDPTHIFIGGGITSRPTFLKELKHHMTSFGLRDTIIETATHKNQAGLLGAVYHYLQEENRHE
- a CDS encoding PTS lactose/cellobiose transporter subunit IIA; translated protein: MNEMETVIFGMISQVGSARSSYLEGLRAARGGDFEKAEAKLQEGSESLANGHHEHHKLIQKEASGEKVEIQLLLIHAEDLLITTETLREVVTEFVHVYKKIS
- a CDS encoding MurR/RpiR family transcriptional regulator; its protein translation is MFSYEVIRQFTETEHHLYRYIMDNRDKVMFMRVRELSEATHVSPASIVRFTRKLGCEGFSEFKVKLKQEASRGVKKKTADTVEVLEEFFERTMNRDYDQVLDAAAEIINEADLVVFFGIGTSGILAEYGSRFFSNMKKRTFYIKDPFYPNPGEQFKNKAVMIILSVSGETDQVLEQAQNMQQYGSRIISITNTSHNTLAGLSDVNIPYYVTQEMVDKTNITTQIPVLFLLEAMAKKNYNQEQVE
- a CDS encoding DUF1129 domain-containing protein, with amino-acid sequence MTTETNKPLLAELKAGLTKRNLQYVMEVEKHLRATHYGEEQQETIIYEMCEKILAEQKKGITARKLFDLTPTEYVVSLDVKSAPVEQNTDKWWLVLDGGLLVLGAMMLISGISAFFQKNAQTLGIIVLLITAVVGGFAMLILRKYATNMRAGEKGGTIKYLLVAVGVIAVWMFVMTIVQVTIPPNINVALSPIVNTVGGAIFIALRFYVKKKKNIPSL
- a CDS encoding ABC transporter permease subunit encodes the protein MFNRGLWYREWRNMRWMLLGVAILFFLGITLGLVSDADRWQSQKDYYESSDFIAQQNEDPEFKTSEEEMKTSLTVAYLAVPMYTTFVNEEYQEYIPFMFFFQMDLFFTLIKISVFVLGVLAIIFERYTRGNRITVSLPYKRTHIVGVKLLLGIATITLSYIISMAIGLTYFLNHVPSEYIQFDMTKFWMDIVGGLFSFILIFLVAILIGLLIGSPIAALAIAFGVTALPDVLNPMLVNVYNYLWPSAGEAGMGNLLRFEDYLNVFSLFSFESASFGPVIFSFVLSVFMVIIILILYKKQHIERSGYLFAFPWVKWPFLILFSIVIGVAMANLATTNTELSFVSYICWGIGSMIAVFILMLYLLRKMRGLFQGAKMN
- a CDS encoding ATP-binding cassette domain-containing protein, with protein sequence MEIRDITKKMEDKTVLKDISFDLKVGEVTALIGRNGVGKTTLFSTMTGIYLPDDGDVFLDGKSIYKHPEVKRNLFFLEDNMNHYNTYSVNAVVKIYKNIYTTFDEQFFNDLMKEFELPKKAKLMSFSKGRKALFFIILAFSLNVQFLLLDEPMDGLDVIIKKQILTLIKDTVKKRDISVVIASHRLDELEAIADRVIVLKGASVELDYYLEDMRENAIKLQVAFKTKTIPDFVKENARLLYRNGRIYTLLVTENANGFVRQLRNEEPILYEEMAISIEDIFTIHLTNDKIDYYEI